Proteins from a single region of Pirellulaceae bacterium:
- a CDS encoding neutral/alkaline non-lysosomal ceramidase N-terminal domain-containing protein produces the protein MKKIDTSCRRPDAVLDQIAGWSFEGSDSHAVFRLFAGQLGQPITSLVLMALLAGNLCAATPMLLVGEGVVDISPPRGTALGGFHYSDPTRPRVTTSVHYPPEVRSIVISYSQVTAVIISFDMLNVSFEMVRDVQNRIGNAFKIPPQNIRICATHAHSMPSIAFNRHWGDNNPEYEAAVANAMVKASKLARADQTPTRLFVGKARAAGANVNRTVREGARPDIDFTAKSNEQDRWFDQTVHVLHFERAEAKPNLLWYNFSAHPVTYGASSAAGPGWPGLVQRLLRGQFDVSPSYLQGHIGDINPVGREQTATMVAGAIVEAVESAVEEPVEQLAVETQLVELPFDMDLFQKNREIHQGKLAANTGISLFDQDWYDTFASQYNLGKSSLPITLAAIRLGDVALLFHPAELYTVYGLEIQRDSPFRQTLVVGYADGYVGYVPDAKAYDRSEYAAAKVPRILNYPPFQPAVGRVMTSSAVELLKRVHRR, from the coding sequence GTGAAAAAAATCGATACATCGTGCAGACGGCCTGATGCGGTTCTCGATCAAATCGCAGGTTGGTCTTTTGAGGGTTCCGATTCTCATGCCGTCTTTCGTCTTTTCGCCGGACAGCTGGGGCAGCCGATTACGTCACTTGTGTTAATGGCCCTGTTGGCTGGCAACCTCTGCGCCGCTACGCCAATGTTGCTGGTTGGTGAAGGCGTCGTCGATATTTCGCCACCGCGTGGTACGGCGTTAGGCGGATTTCATTACAGCGACCCAACCCGTCCGCGGGTCACCACGAGCGTACATTATCCGCCGGAAGTAAGATCGATCGTGATCAGTTACAGCCAGGTAACGGCTGTCATTATTTCGTTCGATATGCTCAATGTATCGTTCGAGATGGTGCGTGATGTGCAAAATCGGATTGGAAACGCCTTCAAGATCCCTCCGCAAAATATTCGTATCTGCGCGACGCACGCGCATTCGATGCCCAGCATCGCTTTCAATCGGCACTGGGGAGACAATAACCCCGAGTATGAAGCGGCTGTTGCTAACGCAATGGTCAAAGCGTCAAAGTTGGCCCGTGCAGATCAAACGCCAACTCGATTGTTTGTTGGGAAGGCTCGCGCCGCTGGAGCAAATGTGAATCGAACAGTTCGTGAGGGAGCCCGACCGGATATCGACTTCACTGCAAAGAGTAACGAACAGGATCGCTGGTTCGATCAGACGGTTCATGTCCTGCATTTCGAACGTGCTGAAGCAAAGCCCAATTTACTCTGGTACAACTTTTCGGCTCATCCAGTCACCTATGGCGCGAGCAGTGCCGCGGGGCCAGGTTGGCCCGGTTTGGTGCAACGACTGCTCCGTGGGCAATTCGATGTTTCGCCCTCCTATCTCCAAGGCCACATCGGTGACATTAATCCAGTGGGACGCGAACAGACTGCAACGATGGTGGCCGGGGCGATTGTGGAGGCAGTGGAGTCCGCGGTAGAGGAACCTGTCGAACAACTTGCCGTGGAAACACAGCTGGTCGAACTTCCCTTTGACATGGACTTGTTTCAGAAGAACAGAGAGATTCATCAAGGGAAACTAGCGGCGAACACAGGAATTAGCTTGTTTGATCAAGATTGGTATGACACGTTTGCCTCTCAATACAATCTGGGCAAAAGCAGTTTGCCAATCACCCTGGCGGCGATCAGGCTAGGCGATGTTGCGCTACTTTTTCATCCGGCGGAGCTATACACGGTATACGGCTTAGAAATTCAAAGAGACTCTCCGTTTCGGCAGACGTTGGTCGTTGGCTATGCGGACGGATACGTCGGCTATGTGCCGGATGCCAAGGCGTATGATCGATCGGAGTATGCGGCGGCAAAGGTGCCACGGATTCTGAATTATCCGCCCTTTCAACCTGCGGTCGGTCGCGTGATGACGTCGTCGGCCGTTGAGCTCTTGAAACGGGTCCATCGCCGTTGA
- a CDS encoding YdhR family protein, which yields MKGKLSKLSILVVNYKYDLREENDLVEITKDGALSKVFKDVPGLGMKFGLANPDENEYGGIYFFTNEESLDAFLASPILKEWAGNPDVSDLTYKKYKALPDFTKNTIEENYVTGEIINDLNPVS from the coding sequence ATGAAGGGTAAACTATCAAAGCTCAGTATTCTCGTCGTGAACTATAAATATGACTTGCGTGAAGAGAATGATTTAGTGGAGATCACCAAGGACGGCGCATTGAGCAAGGTGTTTAAGGATGTGCCGGGCTTGGGGATGAAATTTGGTTTAGCCAATCCTGACGAAAACGAATATGGCGGCATCTATTTCTTTACGAATGAGGAATCGTTAGACGCATTCTTGGCTTCGCCGATCCTGAAAGAGTGGGCCGGAAATCCAGATGTGAGTGATCTGACGTATAAAAAATACAAGGCTCTGCCAGACTTCACGAAAAACACAATCGAAGAAAATTATGTGACCGGTGAAATCATTAACGATTTGAATCCAGTCTCGTGA
- a CDS encoding PEP-CTERM sorting domain-containing protein, with protein MTFQPLSFCCAVFVALGLASNATAQVVQAPGANYLVFEAEDFTLDEFNFVEDDNFGTGWMIIDPSDPQEVELHGSNPGTIMVPPANANMSGGKAIFDLVGGGDFADQVGWELTFDTPGEYFVYLRYSSYDMREIFGRNDYGHEDSIYLPPFDLQDDPAGPEPEIRDERAGQSSLRRNVGGDFTAEEIVDVLPTDGCRIAEEELWQVPEDECEREAVSLEGQYHWQKLRFSDDSQENRHASYSIEDTGIALDFSIATRERGSSLDAFVFSLESELTISDLDGLIAGGDPLDFDFDGELGVGDIDMLSAAIAGGDTDSKFDVNTDGSVNRSDLNFYVGDKRILHTWIGDANLDGEFNSSDLVAVFSGGRYETGGVATWAKGDWNADLVFGSGDLVAAFSDGGYEQGPKVSIAVPEPATGLLLMVGTTLWLLFRRRKSG; from the coding sequence ATGACGTTTCAACCCTTATCGTTCTGCTGTGCCGTATTTGTCGCCCTTGGCCTCGCATCGAACGCCACGGCACAGGTGGTGCAGGCACCCGGCGCAAACTATTTGGTATTTGAAGCAGAGGATTTTACGCTCGACGAGTTTAATTTCGTCGAAGATGACAACTTTGGAACCGGCTGGATGATCATCGATCCGTCGGATCCGCAAGAAGTTGAACTGCACGGTTCGAATCCTGGAACGATTATGGTTCCGCCGGCGAACGCCAATATGTCGGGTGGAAAGGCGATCTTTGATCTAGTCGGCGGAGGCGACTTTGCCGACCAGGTGGGGTGGGAGTTGACCTTTGATACTCCGGGCGAATACTTCGTGTATCTACGTTATTCGTCTTACGACATGCGTGAAATCTTCGGACGGAACGATTACGGTCACGAGGATTCGATCTATCTTCCCCCCTTTGATCTCCAAGATGATCCGGCCGGGCCTGAACCAGAAATTCGTGACGAGCGCGCCGGACAGTCCTCGCTAAGGAGAAACGTGGGCGGAGACTTCACGGCTGAGGAAATAGTCGACGTGTTGCCGACAGATGGGTGCCGCATTGCGGAAGAAGAATTGTGGCAAGTTCCAGAGGACGAATGCGAGCGGGAAGCCGTTTCTTTGGAAGGCCAATATCATTGGCAAAAGCTTAGGTTCTCGGATGATTCGCAGGAAAATCGTCACGCAAGCTACTCGATTGAAGATACAGGCATCGCATTAGATTTTTCGATTGCTACACGTGAACGAGGGTCATCATTAGACGCGTTTGTATTTTCGCTGGAGTCCGAGTTGACGATAAGTGACCTCGACGGGTTAATCGCAGGTGGTGATCCACTCGATTTCGATTTCGATGGCGAATTAGGGGTAGGTGACATTGATATGTTGTCCGCAGCCATCGCGGGCGGAGATACCGATTCTAAATTCGACGTGAACACTGATGGCAGTGTCAACCGCTCGGACCTCAATTTCTATGTTGGTGACAAGAGGATATTGCATACCTGGATTGGCGACGCCAATTTGGATGGTGAGTTCAATTCGAGTGACCTCGTCGCTGTCTTTTCTGGCGGTCGATACGAGACAGGTGGCGTGGCGACTTGGGCAAAAGGTGATTGGAACGCGGATCTCGTATTTGGTTCGGGTGACTTGGTCGCCGCGTTTTCCGATGGTGGGTACGAACAAGGCCCAAAGGTAAGCATCGCAGTGCCAGAGCCCGCGACGGGTCTGCTGTTGATGGTGGGAACGACCCTGTGGTTGTTGTTCCGGCGTCGTAAATCCGGCTAA
- a CDS encoding neutral/alkaline non-lysosomal ceramidase N-terminal domain-containing protein — MGKNQFACLVAAMSLLCCGTVGFGATDQDDKVTSVERPASGNPFGYLHAFDQTLISRSLPGQIGTRWQAEHQLGDVLLVDLSRIGRRDEIVERILREYNEGTGADTVIQFVARDASNVIVDVNGDGALDLIRSRGDGAETLVWSDVDKDWTIVPFPVQVDTHSVLWGMTERGGPTTIIVRSVGMSGAWEFVDGRWRDAHHLTRGLMLDGQRLFTDSKHGVRLLDLDNDGCCELVAAGPTRRGVLRWNGEKKHWVKSRCKLPDAAAMIDRDGNDGGLRFVDVDEDGDQDLIISDRDSYSVHLFDSLQTGWSSRLLSAKRSLDTDGIPPISLNGQTTGAWYDPATRTIHPARNAKSKVASAVGYSLRASLLKRKIRHLEQVAGEGFASLVSNDGDSDEWYNYQGQRVPNHHLRQNKVGAELIWLTPPTNKVQTAGEPLHFVFLGAIGFRSQPTTEGYALDINGREKLRFDVTAEYTRWQSDDSDASLVFYPTWTSSEDAAGFFYLTVSPKLVSEGEPVRVGVRSLGSGSQRWFALHPVKDVVGRQVGSQDKLAVVEAKENTTYQVGVAAVDVTPEYPIRLRGYSGRSTESEGIVQRLWAKALVIQSPQRAPVLLITLDNCLVPAYLRNELASRLKQRIGLEPDRFAITATHTHSGPMLARMSETLYCHPLPESHRTRIERYTEELTGKLEKVAIEAWNDLQPARLFRAQGNVTFAQNRRTKGGPVDHDLPVLVAKDRAGKVFAVYVSYACHCTTLSHNKVSGDWAGYAQEQIQRAFPGAVALVSVGCGADANPTRGGEDSDKTAATHGQEIGREATRLIQYGLSPISGELDTRFSTVELQLAAIPSRAEWEQRAKQNSERGGTVGYHARVHLQRLDQGEPIRSRVPLPVQTWTFADELAIVFLGGEVVVDYALRLKRGIDSKRVWINSYANDVPCYIPSERVLREGGYEGGGAMIFHDWAAPFLPGVEDKIVDEVHYQLGPRYRRQHAAKGVGKP; from the coding sequence ATGGGAAAAAATCAGTTTGCTTGCCTTGTTGCTGCGATGAGTCTGCTTTGCTGCGGCACCGTGGGATTTGGCGCGACGGACCAAGATGACAAGGTGACATCGGTCGAGCGTCCGGCATCTGGTAATCCGTTTGGTTACTTGCACGCATTTGACCAGACTCTCATCAGTCGATCGCTGCCAGGACAGATTGGTACGCGGTGGCAGGCCGAGCATCAATTGGGAGACGTTCTGCTCGTCGATCTTTCCCGGATCGGTCGACGCGATGAAATTGTGGAACGTATTCTCCGTGAGTACAACGAAGGTACTGGCGCCGATACGGTGATTCAGTTTGTCGCTCGTGACGCGTCGAATGTGATTGTAGATGTCAATGGTGACGGGGCACTTGATCTGATTCGCTCGCGGGGCGATGGAGCCGAAACACTCGTTTGGTCGGATGTCGACAAGGATTGGACGATTGTCCCGTTTCCGGTTCAGGTTGACACTCACTCTGTCCTCTGGGGAATGACTGAACGTGGCGGACCCACAACGATTATTGTCCGTAGCGTTGGAATGTCCGGTGCGTGGGAATTCGTTGATGGACGTTGGCGAGACGCGCATCACTTGACTCGCGGACTTATGTTGGATGGTCAGCGTTTGTTCACCGACTCGAAACACGGGGTTCGGTTGTTGGATCTCGATAATGACGGTTGTTGCGAGCTTGTTGCGGCCGGACCCACGCGTCGCGGTGTGCTTCGTTGGAACGGTGAGAAGAAACATTGGGTGAAAAGTCGCTGCAAACTTCCTGATGCGGCTGCGATGATCGACCGCGATGGCAATGACGGTGGTTTGCGATTTGTGGACGTGGATGAGGATGGCGATCAAGATTTGATCATTTCCGATCGCGACAGCTACTCGGTTCACCTCTTTGACTCATTGCAAACAGGATGGTCATCGAGGTTGCTATCGGCGAAGCGTTCGCTGGATACCGATGGAATACCGCCCATCTCGCTGAATGGGCAGACGACTGGCGCTTGGTATGACCCAGCGACCCGAACGATTCATCCGGCCCGTAACGCGAAAAGCAAGGTTGCGTCAGCTGTCGGCTACAGTCTGCGTGCATCGCTGCTGAAGCGAAAGATTCGGCATTTAGAGCAGGTTGCGGGCGAAGGATTTGCATCGTTAGTTAGCAACGATGGTGATTCCGATGAATGGTACAACTATCAAGGCCAGCGAGTGCCCAATCACCATCTTCGTCAGAACAAGGTGGGGGCAGAGCTAATCTGGCTGACTCCACCGACGAACAAGGTCCAGACGGCAGGCGAACCACTGCACTTTGTGTTTTTAGGAGCGATCGGATTTCGCTCGCAGCCGACAACCGAAGGATATGCGCTCGATATCAACGGGCGGGAAAAACTGCGTTTTGACGTTACCGCTGAGTACACCCGTTGGCAAAGCGATGATTCTGACGCATCGCTCGTGTTTTATCCGACCTGGACCTCTTCGGAAGATGCTGCCGGATTCTTCTATTTAACCGTGTCACCTAAATTGGTGAGCGAGGGAGAGCCCGTCCGTGTGGGCGTCCGTTCGTTGGGCAGCGGTTCCCAGCGCTGGTTTGCCCTGCATCCCGTGAAGGATGTTGTTGGCCGACAGGTCGGTAGTCAAGATAAGCTGGCCGTGGTCGAAGCCAAGGAGAACACCACTTATCAGGTCGGCGTTGCTGCTGTCGACGTGACTCCCGAATATCCGATACGACTGCGTGGTTATTCGGGACGTAGCACGGAGTCGGAAGGGATCGTCCAGCGACTTTGGGCGAAGGCCTTGGTGATTCAAAGTCCGCAAAGAGCGCCCGTGTTGCTGATCACGCTGGATAACTGTCTTGTTCCGGCATACTTGAGAAACGAATTGGCTTCACGGTTGAAGCAGCGTATTGGCCTTGAACCTGACAGGTTTGCCATCACCGCAACGCATACGCATAGCGGTCCGATGTTGGCGCGTATGTCAGAGACACTTTATTGCCATCCGCTACCAGAAAGCCATCGAACACGCATCGAGCGTTATACCGAGGAGCTTACTGGCAAGCTCGAAAAAGTTGCTATCGAGGCCTGGAATGATTTGCAGCCCGCACGCTTGTTTCGAGCACAAGGCAACGTTACGTTCGCTCAGAACCGACGTACGAAAGGGGGTCCGGTGGACCACGACCTGCCCGTTTTGGTTGCGAAGGATCGTGCGGGAAAGGTTTTTGCTGTCTATGTGAGCTATGCCTGCCATTGCACTACCCTTTCTCACAACAAGGTGAGCGGCGACTGGGCGGGATACGCTCAGGAGCAAATCCAACGTGCGTTTCCGGGCGCGGTCGCGCTGGTTTCGGTGGGGTGCGGGGCGGATGCCAATCCAACCCGCGGTGGTGAAGACTCGGACAAAACTGCGGCGACACACGGTCAGGAAATTGGTCGAGAAGCCACGCGACTTATTCAATATGGATTGAGTCCGATTTCCGGCGAATTGGACACCCGCTTCTCGACCGTCGAATTACAATTGGCCGCAATTCCCAGTCGCGCGGAATGGGAGCAACGCGCCAAGCAGAATTCCGAGCGAGGAGGCACCGTGGGCTATCACGCTCGTGTACATCTGCAGCGATTGGATCAGGGTGAGCCGATCAGAAGCCGGGTGCCCTTGCCCGTGCAAACCTGGACGTTTGCGGATGAATTGGCCATTGTTTTCTTGGGGGGGGAAGTCGTCGTCGATTACGCGTTGCGATTGAAGCGTGGTATCGATTCAAAACGCGTTTGGATCAACTCCTATGCGAACGATGTACCCTGCTATATCCCCTCGGAACGCGTACTGCGAGAAGGTGGCTATGAGGGTGGCGGCGCCATGATTTTTCACGATTGGGCGGCGCCGTTTCTGCCAGGGGTAGAGGATAAGATTGTCGACGAAGTCCACTATCAGTTGGGCCCGCGGTACCGTCGACAGCACGCAGCCAAGGGAGTTGGAAAGCCGTGA